In Escherichia ruysiae, a genomic segment contains:
- a CDS encoding BaiN/RdsA family NAD(P)/FAD-dependent oxidoreductase, translating to MERFDAIIIGAGAAGMFCSALAGQAGRRVLLIDNGKKPGRKILMSGGGRCNFTNLYVEPGAYLSQNPHFCKSALARFTQWDFIDLVNKHGIAWHEKTLGQLFCDDSAQQIVDMLVDECEKGNVTFRLRSEVLSVAKDETGFTLELNGMTVGCDKLVIATGGLSMPGLGASPFGYKIAEQFGLNVLPTRAGLVPFTLHKPLLEELQVLAGVAAPSVITAENGTVFRENLLFTHRGLSGPAVLQISSYWQPGEFVSINLLPDVDLETFLNEQRNAHPNQSLKNTLAVHLPKRLVERLQQLGQIPDVSLKQLNVRDQQALITTLTDWRVQPNGTEGYRTAEVTLGGVDTNELSSRTMEARKVPGLYFIGEVMDVTGWLGGYNFQWAWSSAWACAQDLAAE from the coding sequence GTGGAAAGGTTTGATGCCATTATTATAGGCGCTGGTGCGGCTGGTATGTTCTGTTCTGCGCTGGCAGGTCAGGCGGGACGCAGAGTTTTGCTGATTGATAATGGTAAAAAACCGGGGCGCAAAATCCTCATGTCTGGCGGTGGACGCTGCAACTTTACCAACCTTTATGTCGAGCCTGGCGCCTATCTGAGCCAGAATCCGCATTTTTGTAAGTCTGCACTCGCGCGTTTTACCCAGTGGGATTTCATTGATCTGGTCAATAAACACGGCATCGCCTGGCACGAGAAAACGTTAGGGCAACTCTTCTGTGATGACTCTGCACAGCAGATTGTCGACATGCTGGTGGATGAGTGTGAAAAGGGTAATGTGACCTTCAGATTGCGCAGCGAAGTGCTGAGTGTGGCAAAGGATGAAACGGGGTTTACGCTTGAACTGAACGGTATGACCGTCGGCTGCGATAAACTGGTCATTGCCACCGGAGGCCTCTCGATGCCTGGTCTGGGCGCATCGCCGTTCGGTTATAAGATTGCCGAACAATTTGGCCTCAACGTGTTGCCCACCCGCGCTGGCCTGGTGCCATTCACTCTGCATAAACCGTTGCTGGAAGAGTTACAGGTGCTGGCAGGCGTGGCGGCGCCTTCGGTGATCACCGCTGAAAACGGCACCGTATTCCGCGAGAACTTACTCTTCACTCATCGTGGCTTATCCGGCCCTGCGGTATTACAGATTTCCAGCTACTGGCAGCCGGGAGAATTTGTCAGCATCAATCTGCTACCGGATGTGGATCTCGAAACCTTCCTTAATGAGCAGCGTAACGCACATCCAAACCAGAGCCTGAAGAACACCCTGGCGGTTCATCTGCCGAAACGGTTGGTTGAACGGTTACAACAACTCGGGCAAATCCCGGATGTCTCGCTAAAACAGCTCAACGTGCGTGATCAACAGGCGCTGATTACCACATTGACCGACTGGCGCGTACAACCTAACGGCACTGAAGGCTATCGCACCGCCGAAGTGACGCTCGGCGGAGTGGACACCAACGAACTCTCTTCACGGACAATGGAAGCGCGCAAAGTGCCGGGGCTGTACTTCATTGGTGAAGTGATGGACGTCACCGGCTGGCTGGGGGGCTATAACTTCCAGTGGGCATGGTCGAGTGCGTGGGCTTGTGCGCAGGATTTGGCGGCAGAATAA
- a CDS encoding DUF2776 family protein gives MNIYIGWLFKLIPLIMGIICIALGDFVLAGSGQSEYFVAGHVLISLSAICLALFTTAFIIISQLTHGVNKFYNTLFPIIGYAGSVATMIWGWSLLASDNVMVDEFVAGHVIFGVGMIAACVSTVAASSGHFLLIPKNAAGSKSDGTPLQAYSSFIGNCLIAVPLLLTLFGFLWSVALLRSADIPAHYVAGHVFLGLTAICACLIGLVATIVHQTRNTFSAKEHWLWCYWVILLGSLTVIQGIYVLISSDASARLAPGIILICLGMICYSIFSKVWLLALVWRRTCSLTNKIPMIPVFTCLFCLFLAAFLAEIAQIDMAYFIPSRVLVGLGAVCFTLFSIVSILEAGSAKK, from the coding sequence ATGAACATATATATCGGATGGTTGTTTAAATTAATCCCTTTGATAATGGGTATAATATGCATCGCGTTAGGTGATTTTGTATTAGCAGGTTCTGGGCAAAGTGAATATTTCGTTGCAGGGCATGTTTTAATTTCTCTTTCTGCAATATGCCTGGCGTTGTTCACTACAGCATTTATTATCATCTCTCAGTTAACTCATGGTGTGAATAAATTCTACAACACGCTATTTCCTATTATTGGTTATGCAGGTTCCGTTGCAACGATGATTTGGGGATGGTCTCTGCTGGCAAGCGATAATGTGATGGTGGATGAATTTGTTGCCGGGCACGTTATTTTTGGTGTTGGGATGATTGCCGCCTGCGTATCAACCGTCGCGGCATCTTCCGGGCATTTTCTGCTCATCCCGAAAAACGCAGCAGGGAGTAAAAGCGATGGAACTCCGCTTCAGGCTTATTCTTCGTTTATTGGTAATTGCTTAATTGCCGTGCCACTACTTCTGACTCTCTTTGGTTTCCTCTGGTCAGTTGCGCTTTTGCGTAGTGCAGATATTCCAGCGCATTATGTTGCAGGCCATGTATTCCTGGGGCTAACGGCAATTTGCGCTTGTCTTATTGGCCTGGTCGCCACTATTGTTCATCAAACGCGGAACACATTCTCAGCGAAAGAACATTGGCTCTGGTGTTATTGGGTTATTTTGCTCGGCTCACTTACCGTTATTCAGGGTATCTACGTATTAATCAGTTCAGATGCAAGCGCCCGTCTGGCACCCGGCATTATTCTCATTTGTCTGGGGATGATCTGCTACAGCATTTTCTCCAAAGTGTGGCTGTTGGCGTTAGTCTGGAGACGCACCTGTTCGTTAACCAACAAAATACCAATGATACCGGTATTTACCTGTCTGTTTTGCCTGTTCCTCGCGGCGTTCCTTGCTGAAATTGCGCAAATCGATATGGCTTACTTTATTCCCTCGCGAGTTTTGGTTGGCTTAGGTGCAGTGTGTTTTACACTGTTTTCCATCGTTTCTATATTAGAAGCGGGTTCTGCGAAAAAATAA
- a CDS encoding HlyD family secretion protein: MDKIKRHLAWWVVGLLAVAAVLAWWLLRPAGVPEGFAVSNGRIEATEVDIASKIAGRIDTILVKEGQFVREGEVLAKMDTRVLQEQRLEAIAQIKEAQSAVAAAQALLEQRQSETRAAQSLVNQRQAELDSVAKRHTRSRSLAHRGAISAQQLDDDRAAAESARAALESAKAQVSASKAAIEAARTNIIQAQTRVEAAQATERRIAADIDDSELKAPRDGRVQYRVAEPGEVLAAGGRVLNMVDLSDVYMTFFLPTEQAGTLKLGGEARLILDAAPDLRIPATISFVASVAQFTPKTVETSDERLKLMFRVKARIPPELLQQHLEYVKTGLPGVAWVRVNEERPWPEDLVVRLPQ; encoded by the coding sequence ATGGATAAGATTAAGCGCCATCTGGCGTGGTGGGTTGTAGGGTTACTGGCGGTTGCTGCCGTCCTGGCGTGGTGGTTATTGCGTCCGGCAGGTGTACCGGAGGGTTTTGCCGTCAGTAATGGTCGCATTGAAGCGACGGAAGTGGATATCGCCAGTAAAATTGCCGGGCGTATCGACACCATTCTGGTGAAAGAGGGGCAGTTTGTCCGTGAAGGTGAAGTGCTGGCGAAGATGGACACTCGCGTGTTGCAGGAGCAGCGACTGGAAGCCATCGCGCAAATCAAAGAGGCGCAAAGTGCTGTTGCCGCCGCGCAGGCTTTGCTGGAACAGCGGCAAAGTGAAACTCGTGCCGCACAGTCACTGGTTAATCAACGCCAGGCCGAACTGGACTCCGTTGCCAAACGTCATACGCGTTCCCGCTCGCTCGCCCATCGTGGAGCTATTTCTGCGCAACAACTGGATGACGACCGCGCCGCCGCCGAAAGCGCCCGTGCTGCGCTGGAATCGGCAAAAGCCCAGGTTTCGGCTTCTAAAGCCGCTATAGAAGCGGCTCGTACCAATATCATTCAGGCACAAACGCGTGTAGAAGCTGCGCAAGCCACTGAACGGCGCATTGCCGCAGATATCGATGACAGTGAACTAAAAGCCCCGCGCGATGGGCGTGTGCAGTATCGGGTTGCTGAGCCAGGCGAAGTGCTGGCGGCAGGCGGTCGGGTGCTGAATATGGTCGATCTGAGCGACGTTTATATGACCTTCTTCCTGCCAACCGAACAGGCGGGCACACTGAAACTAGGCGGCGAAGCACGGCTGATCCTCGATGCCGCGCCAGATTTGCGTATTCCTGCGACCATCAGTTTTGTCGCCAGCGTCGCCCAGTTCACGCCAAAAACCGTCGAAACCAGCGATGAACGGCTGAAACTGATGTTCCGCGTCAAAGCGCGTATCCCACCGGAATTACTCCAGCAACATCTGGAATATGTCAAAACCGGTTTGCCGGGCGTGGCGTGGGTGCGGGTGAACGAAGAACGTCCGTGGCCTGAAGACCTGGTGGTGAGGTTGCCGCAATGA
- the rbbA gene encoding ribosome-associated ATPase/putative transporter RbbA has translation MTHLELVPVPPVAQLAGVSQHYGKTVALNNITLDIPARCMVGLIGPDGVGKSSLLSLISGARVIEQGNVIVLGGDMRDPKHRRDVCPRIAWMPQGLGKNLYHTLSVYENVDFFARLFGHDKAEREVRINELLTSTGLAPFRDRPAGKLSGGMKQKLGLCCALIHDPELLILDEPTTGVDPLSRAQFWDLIDSIRQRQSNMSVLVATAYMEEAERFDWLVAMNAGEVLATGSAEELRQQTQSATLEEAFINLLPQAQRQAHQAVVIPPYQPENAEIAIEARDLTMRFGSFVAVDHVNFRIPRGEIFGFLGSNGCGKSTTMKMLTGLLPASEGEAWLFGQPVDPKDIDTRRRVGYMSQAFSLYNELTVRQNLELHARLFHIPEAEIPARVAEMSERFKLNDVEDVLPESLPLGIRQRLSLAVAVIHRPEMLILDEPTSGVDPVARDMFWQLMVDLSRQDKVTIFISTHFMNEAERCDRISLMHAGKVLASGTPQELVEKRGAASLEEAFIAYLQEAAGQSNEAEAPPVIHDTTHAPRQGFSLRRLFSYSRREALELRRDPVRSTLALMGTVILMLIMGYGISMDVENLRFAVLDRDQTVSSQAWTLNLSGSRYFIEQPPLTSYDELDRRMRAGDITVAIEIPPNFGRDIARGTPVELGVWIDGAMPSRAETVKGYVQAMHQSWLQDVASRQSTPASQSGLMNIETRYRYNPDVKSLPAIVPAVIPLLLMMIPSMLSALSVVREKELGSIINLYVTPTTRSEFLLGKQLPYIALGMLNFFLLCALSVFVFGVPHKGSFLTLTLAALLYIIIATGMGLLISTFMKSQIAAIFGTAIITLIPATQFSGMIDPVASLEGPGRWIGEVYPTSHFLTIARGTFSKALDLTDLWQLFIPLLIAIPLVMGLSILLLKKQEG, from the coding sequence ATGACGCATCTGGAACTGGTTCCCGTTCCGCCTGTCGCGCAACTGGCGGGCGTGAGCCAGCATTATGGAAAAACCGTTGCGCTGAACAATATCACTCTCGATATTCCGGCACGCTGCATGGTCGGGCTGATTGGCCCGGACGGCGTCGGGAAGTCGAGTTTGTTATCGCTGATTTCCGGTGCCCGCGTCATTGAGCAGGGCAACGTGATCGTGCTGGGCGGCGATATGCGCGACCCGAAGCATCGCCGCGACGTCTGCCCGCGTATCGCCTGGATGCCGCAGGGGCTGGGCAAAAACCTCTACCACACCTTGTCGGTATATGAAAACGTCGATTTTTTCGCCCGCCTGTTCGGTCACGACAAAGCGGAGCGGGAAGTCCGAATTAATGAGCTGCTGACCAGCACCGGGTTAGCACCGTTTCGCGATCGTCCAGCGGGAAAGCTCTCCGGCGGGATGAAGCAAAAACTTGGACTATGCTGTGCGTTAATCCACGACCCGGAATTGTTGATTCTTGATGAGCCAACGACGGGGGTTGACCCGCTCTCTCGCGCTCAGTTCTGGGATCTCATCGACAGTATTCGCCAGCGGCAGAGCAATATGAGCGTGCTGGTCGCCACTGCCTATATGGAAGAGGCCGAACGCTTCGACTGGCTGGTGGCGATGAATGCCGGAGAAGTGCTGGCGACCGGTAGCGCCGAAGAACTGCGTCAGCAAACGCAAAGCGCCACGCTGGAAGAAGCATTTATTAATCTGTTACCGCAAGCGCAACGCCAGGCGCATCAGGCGGTAGTGATCCCACCGTATCAACCTGAAAACGCAGAGATTGCCATCGAAGCGCGCGATCTGACCATGCGTTTTGGTTCCTTCGTTGCCGTTGATCACGTCAATTTCCGCATTCCACGCGGGGAGATTTTTGGCTTCCTCGGTTCGAACGGCTGCGGTAAATCCACCACCATGAAAATGCTTACTGGGCTGCTGCCCGCCAGCGAAGGTGAGGCGTGGCTGTTTGGGCAACCGGTTGATCCAAAAGATATCGATACTCGCCGTCGGGTGGGCTATATGTCGCAGGCGTTTTCGCTCTATAACGAACTCACCGTGCGGCAAAACCTGGAGTTACATGCTCGTTTGTTTCACATCCCGGAAGCGGAAATTCCTGCGCGAGTTGCTGAAATGAGCGAGCGTTTTAAGCTCAATGACGTTGAAGATGTGCTGCCGGAGTCATTGCCGCTCGGCATTCGCCAACGGCTTTCGCTGGCGGTGGCGGTGATTCATCGCCCGGAGATGTTAATCCTCGATGAGCCTACTTCTGGTGTCGATCCGGTGGCGAGGGATATGTTCTGGCAGTTGATGGTCGATCTCTCGCGCCAGGACAAAGTGACCATTTTCATCTCCACCCACTTTATGAACGAAGCGGAACGCTGCGACCGTATCTCGCTGATGCACGCCGGAAAAGTGCTCGCCAGCGGTACACCGCAGGAACTGGTTGAGAAACGCGGAGCTGCCAGTCTGGAAGAGGCATTTATCGCCTATTTGCAGGAAGCGGCAGGGCAGAGCAACGAAGCCGAAGCGCCGCCCGTGATACACGACACCACCCACGCCCCGCGTCAGGGATTTAGCCTGCGCCGTCTGTTTAGCTACAGCCGCCGCGAAGCACTGGAACTGCGCCGCGATCCGGTCCGTTCGACGCTGGCGCTGATGGGAACAGTGATCCTGATGCTGATAATGGGTTACGGCATCAGTATGGATGTTGAAAACCTGCGCTTTGCGGTGCTCGATCGCGACCAGACTGTCAGTAGCCAGGCGTGGACGCTCAATCTCTCCGGTTCCCGTTACTTTATCGAACAACCACCGCTCACCAGTTATGACGAGCTGGATCGCCGGATGCGTGCGGGCGATATCACGGTGGCAATTGAGATCCCGCCCAATTTCGGGCGCGATATCGCGCGTGGTACGCCTGTGGAACTCGGCGTCTGGATCGACGGTGCGATGCCCAGCCGCGCCGAAACGGTAAAAGGTTACGTGCAGGCAATGCACCAGAGTTGGTTACAGGATGTGGCGAGCCGGCAATCGACGCCCGCCAGCCAAAGCGGACTGATGAATATTGAGACGCGCTATCGCTATAACCCGGACGTAAAAAGCCTGCCAGCGATTGTTCCGGCGGTGATCCCGCTTCTGCTGATGATGATCCCGTCAATGCTAAGCGCCCTTAGCGTGGTGCGGGAAAAAGAGTTGGGGTCGATTATCAACCTTTACGTGACCCCCACCACGCGTAGCGAATTTTTGCTCGGCAAACAGCTACCGTACATCGCGCTGGGGATGCTGAACTTTTTCCTGCTCTGCGCCTTGTCGGTGTTTGTGTTTGGCGTGCCGCATAAAGGCAGCTTCCTGACGCTCACCCTGGCGGCGTTGCTGTATATCATCATTGCCACCGGAATGGGGCTGCTGATCTCCACTTTTATGAAGAGCCAGATTGCCGCCATTTTCGGTACGGCGATTATCACGTTGATTCCGGCGACGCAGTTTTCCGGGATGATCGATCCGGTGGCATCGCTGGAAGGGCCGGGGCGTTGGATCGGCGAGGTTTACCCTACCAGTCATTTTCTGACTATCGCGCGCGGGACGTTTTCGAAGGCGCTGGATCTGACGGACTTGTGGCAACTTTTTATCCCGCTGCTGATAGCCATACCGCTGGTGATGGGTTTAAGCATCCTGCTGCTGAAAAAACAGGAGGGATGA
- a CDS encoding ABC transporter permease, translated as MRHLRNIFNLGIKELRSLLGDKAMLTLIIFSFTVSVYSSATVTPGSLNLAPIAIADMDQSQLSNRIVNSFYRPWFLPPEMITADEMDAGLDAGRYTFAVNIPPNFQRDVLAGRQPDIQVNVDATRMSQAFTGNGYIQNIINGEVNSFVARYRDNSEPLVSLETRMRFNPNLDPAWFGGVMAIINNITMLAIVLTGSALIREREHGTVEHLLVMPITPFEIMMAKVWSMGLVVLVVSGLSLVLMVKGVLGVPIEGSIPLFMLGVALSLFATTSIGIFMGTIARSMPQLGLLVILVLLPLQMLSGGSTPRESMPQMVQDIMLTMPTTHFVSLAQAILYRGAGFEIVWPQFLTLMAIGGAFFTIALLRFRKTIGTMA; from the coding sequence ATGCGCCATTTACGCAATATTTTTAATCTGGGTATCAAAGAGTTGCGCAGCCTGCTTGGTGATAAAGCAATGCTGACGCTGATTATCTTCTCGTTTACGGTGTCGGTGTACTCGTCGGCAACCGTTACGCCAGGATCGTTGAACCTGGCGCCGATCGCCATTGCCGATATGGATCAATCGCAGTTGTCGAACCGGATCGTTAACAGCTTCTACCGCCCGTGGTTTTTGCCGCCGGAGATGATCACTGCCGATGAGATGGATGCCGGACTGGACGCCGGGCGCTATACCTTTGCGGTAAATATTCCGCCTAATTTTCAGCGTGATGTCCTCGCCGGACGCCAGCCGGATATTCAGGTGAACGTCGATGCCACGCGCATGAGCCAGGCATTCACTGGCAACGGGTATATCCAGAATATTATCAACGGTGAAGTGAACAGCTTTGTCGCGCGCTACCGTGATAACAGCGAACCGTTGGTATCGCTGGAAACCCGGATGCGCTTTAACCCGAACCTCGATCCCGCGTGGTTTGGCGGGGTGATGGCGATCATCAACAACATTACCATGCTGGCGATTGTTTTGACCGGATCGGCGCTGATCCGCGAGCGTGAACACGGCACGGTGGAACATTTACTGGTGATGCCGATAACGCCGTTTGAGATCATGATGGCGAAGGTCTGGTCGATGGGGCTGGTGGTGCTGGTGGTATCGGGATTATCGCTGGTGCTGATGGTAAAAGGCGTGCTGGGCGTACCGATAGAAGGCTCGATCCCGCTGTTTATGCTTGGCGTGGCGCTCAGTCTGTTTGCCACCACGTCAATCGGCATTTTCATGGGGACGATAGCGCGCTCAATGCCGCAACTGGGGCTGCTGGTGATTCTGGTGCTGCTGCCGCTGCAAATGCTTTCCGGTGGTTCCACGCCGCGCGAAAGTATGCCGCAGATGGTGCAGGACATTATGCTGACCATGCCGACGACACACTTTGTCAGCCTCGCGCAGGCCATTCTCTATCGTGGTGCCGGATTTGAAATCGTCTGGCCGCAGTTCCTGACGCTGATGGCAATTGGCGGCGCGTTTTTCACCATCGCGCTGCTGCGATTCAGAAAGACGATTGGGACAATGGCGTAA
- a CDS encoding type II toxin-antitoxin system HicA family toxin produces the protein MRTQVQALRKKQKNTLDQIFKSPVPQGIKWSDIESLVKALGGEIKEGRGSRCKFILNMSVACFHRPHPSPDTDKGAVESVRDWLLSIGVKP, from the coding sequence ATGAGAACACAGGTACAGGCTTTACGGAAGAAACAAAAAAATACATTGGATCAAATATTTAAATCTCCTGTTCCTCAAGGGATTAAGTGGTCTGATATAGAGTCACTGGTTAAAGCATTAGGCGGAGAAATTAAGGAAGGAAGAGGCTCGCGTTGTAAGTTCATACTAAATATGAGCGTTGCGTGTTTCCATCGGCCTCATCCGTCGCCAGATACCGATAAAGGCGCTGTAGAAAGCGTGCGTGACTGGTTACTAAGTATAGGGGTAAAACCATGA
- a CDS encoding type II toxin-antitoxin system HicB family antitoxin, giving the protein MIKLKTPNSMEIAGQPAVITYVPELNAFRGKFLGLSGYCDFVSDSIQGLQKEGELSLREYLEDCKAAGIEPYARTEKIKTFTLRYPESLSERLNNAAAQQQVSVNTYIIETLNERLNHL; this is encoded by the coding sequence ATGATCAAACTGAAGACGCCAAATTCTATGGAGATTGCCGGGCAACCTGCTGTAATTACCTATGTGCCAGAACTGAATGCATTTCGTGGCAAATTCCTGGGCTTGTCAGGTTATTGTGATTTTGTCTCTGACAGCATTCAGGGGCTGCAAAAAGAGGGGGAGCTTTCCCTGCGAGAGTATCTTGAGGATTGTAAAGCTGCGGGTATTGAGCCTTATGCGCGTACAGAAAAGATTAAGACCTTTACGTTACGCTATCCAGAATCGCTGAGTGAACGCCTTAATAATGCGGCTGCGCAGCAACAAGTCTCTGTTAATACCTATATTATTGAAACGCTGAATGAGCGTTTGAATCATTTATAA
- the nikR gene encoding nickel-responsive transcriptional regulator NikR gives MQRVTITLDDDLLETLDSLSQRRGYNNRSEAIRDILRSALAQEATQQHGTQGFAVLSYVYEHEKRDLASRIVSTQHHHHDLSVATLHVHINHDDCLEIAVLKGDMGDVQHFADDVIAQRGVRHGHLQCLPKED, from the coding sequence ATGCAACGAGTCACCATCACGCTTGATGACGATTTACTGGAGACGCTGGACAGCCTGAGCCAGCGTCGTGGCTATAACAACCGTTCCGAAGCTATCCGCGATATTCTGCGCAGCGCCCTGGCGCAGGAGGCCACCCAGCAGCACGGCACACAAGGTTTCGCAGTGCTGTCGTATGTGTATGAGCACGAAAAACGTGACTTAGCCAGCCGTATTGTTTCCACCCAGCATCACCACCACGATCTCTCGGTCGCCACGCTGCATGTCCACATTAATCACGACGACTGTCTGGAAATCGCCGTGCTGAAAGGTGACATGGGTGACGTGCAACATTTTGCCGATGACGTTATCGCCCAGCGCGGCGTGCGACACGGGCATTTACAGTGCCTGCCGAAGGAAGATTGA
- the nikE gene encoding nickel import ATP-binding protein NikE: MTLLHVSNLSHHYAHGGFSGKHQHQAVLNNVSLTLKSGETVALLGRSGCGKSTLARLLVGLESPSQGNISWRGEPLAKLNRAQRKAFRRDIQMVFQDSISAVNPRKTVREILREPMRHLLSLKKAEQLARASEMLKVVDLDDSVLDKRPPQLSGGQLQRVCLARALAVEPKLLILDEAVSNLDLVLQAGVIRLLKKLQQQFGTACLFITHDLRLVERFCQRVMVMDNGQIVETQVVGEKLTFSSDAGRVLQNAVLPAFPVRRRATEKV, translated from the coding sequence ATGACTTTACTTCACGTCTCCAACCTTTCACATCACTATGCGCACGGTGGATTCAGCGGTAAGCACCAGCATCAGGCGGTACTCAATAACGTTTCTCTGACCCTGAAAAGCGGTGAAACCGTCGCCCTGCTGGGACGCAGTGGCTGCGGAAAGAGTACCCTCGCGCGGCTGCTGGTAGGCTTAGAGTCGCCCTCACAAGGGAATATTAGCTGGCGTGGCGAACCGCTGGCGAAACTCAATCGCGCGCAACGTAAAGCGTTCCGCCGTGATATTCAGATGGTGTTTCAGGACTCCATCAGCGCCGTTAACCCACGCAAAACCGTGCGCGAGATCCTGCGAGAACCGATGCGCCACCTGCTATCGCTGAAAAAAGCCGAACAACTGGCGCGCGCCAGTGAAATGCTGAAGGTGGTAGATCTCGATGACAGCGTGCTCGACAAACGCCCACCGCAATTAAGCGGCGGTCAGCTCCAGCGCGTCTGCCTGGCGCGCGCGCTGGCGGTCGAACCGAAACTGCTGATTCTGGATGAAGCCGTTTCTAACCTTGATCTCGTGTTACAAGCGGGCGTCATTCGTCTACTGAAAAAGCTACAACAACAGTTTGGCACCGCCTGCCTGTTCATCACCCACGACTTACGCTTGGTGGAACGTTTCTGTCAGCGGGTGATGGTGATGGACAACGGACAAATCGTCGAAACCCAGGTGGTGGGAGAGAAATTAACTTTTTCCTCTGACGCCGGACGTGTGCTACAAAACGCGGTATTACCCGCATTCCCCGTGCGCCGTCGCGCCACTGAAAAGGTTTAA
- the nikD gene encoding nickel import ATP-binding protein NikD has protein sequence MPQQIELRNIALQAAQPLVHGVSLTLKRGRVLALVGGSGSGKSLTCAATLGILPAGVRQTAGEILADGKPVSPCALRGIKIATIMQNPRSAFNPLHTMHTHARETCLALGKPADDATLIAAIEAVGLENAARVLKLYPFEMSGGMLQRMMIAMAVLCESPFIIADEPTTDLDVVAQARILDLLESIMQKQAPGMLLVTHDMGVVARLADDVAVMSHGKIVEQGDVETLFNAPKHTVTRSLVSAHLALYGMELAS, from the coding sequence ATGCCGCAACAGATTGAACTACGTAATATCGCGCTACAGGCCGCGCAGCCGCTGGTGCACGGCGTATCGTTAACCCTTAAACGCGGGCGTGTGCTGGCGTTAGTCGGCGGTAGCGGCAGCGGGAAATCACTGACCTGCGCCGCGACGCTGGGCATTCTGCCCGCTGGCGTTCGCCAGACGGCGGGGGAAATTTTAGCCGATGGCAAACCGGTTTCGCCTTGCGCGCTACGCGGTATCAAAATTGCCACCATCATGCAGAACCCGCGCAGCGCCTTTAATCCGCTGCACACCATGCACACCCACGCGCGGGAAACCTGCCTGGCACTGGGGAAACCCGCCGATGACGCCACGCTTATCGCTGCCATAGAAGCGGTGGGGCTGGAAAACGCCGCGCGCGTGCTGAAGCTGTACCCGTTCGAGATGAGCGGCGGTATGTTGCAGCGCATGATGATTGCGATGGCGGTGCTGTGCGAATCGCCGTTTATCATCGCCGATGAACCAACCACCGACCTTGATGTAGTAGCGCAAGCGCGCATCCTCGATCTACTGGAAAGCATTATGCAAAAACAAGCGCCGGGGATGCTGCTGGTCACCCATGATATGGGCGTAGTAGCGCGTCTGGCGGACGATGTGGCGGTAATGTCTCACGGCAAGATTGTTGAACAGGGCGATGTAGAAACGCTGTTTAACGCCCCCAAACATACGGTGACGCGCAGCCTGGTTTCCGCTCATCTCGCCCTCTACGGTATGGAGCTGGCATCATGA
- the nikC gene encoding nickel ABC transporter permease subunit NikC codes for MNFFLSSRWSVRLALIIIALLALIALTSQWWLPYDPLAIDLPSRLLSPDAQHWLGTDHLGRDIFSRLMAATRVSLGSVMACLLLVLTLGLVIGGSAGLIGGRVDQATMRVADMFMTFPTSILSFFMVGVLGTGLTNVIIAIALSHWAWYARMVRSLVISLRQREFVLASRLSGAGHVRVFVDHLAGAVIPSLLVLATLDIGHMMLHVAGMSFLGLGVTAPTAEWGVMINDARQYIWTQPLQMFWPGLALFISVMAFNLVGDALRDHLDPHLVTEHAH; via the coding sequence GTGAACTTTTTCCTCTCTTCCCGCTGGTCGGTACGCCTGGCGCTGATCATTATCGCCCTGCTGGCGCTGATTGCGCTCACCAGCCAGTGGTGGCTGCCGTATGACCCACTGGCGATTGATCTGCCGTCGCGCCTGCTCTCGCCGGATGCGCAGCACTGGCTGGGCACCGATCACTTAGGGCGTGATATTTTCTCGCGGCTGATGGCGGCGACCCGCGTGTCGCTCGGTTCGGTAATGGCCTGCCTGCTGCTGGTGCTGACATTAGGGCTGGTTATTGGCGGCAGCGCCGGACTGATTGGCGGACGCGTTGATCAGGCCACCATGCGCGTCGCCGATATGTTTATGACCTTCCCGACCTCGATTCTGTCGTTCTTTATGGTTGGCGTGCTCGGCACCGGGCTGACCAACGTAATTATCGCCATCGCCCTGTCGCACTGGGCGTGGTATGCACGCATGGTGCGCAGCCTGGTGATTTCACTGCGCCAGCGCGAGTTTGTGCTGGCATCACGGCTTTCTGGCGCGGGCCATGTGCGGGTGTTTGTTGATCATCTGGCAGGTGCGGTGATCCCCTCGCTGCTGGTGCTGGCGACGCTGGATATCGGCCATATGATGCTTCACGTCGCGGGGATGTCCTTCCTCGGCCTTGGCGTGACCGCGCCGACCGCCGAATGGGGCGTGATGATTAACGACGCGCGTCAGTATATCTGGACTCAGCCGCTGCAAATGTTCTGGCCGGGGCTGGCGCTGTTTATCAGCGTGATGGCCTTTAACCTGGTGGGTGACGCACTGCGCGATCATCTGGACCCTCATCTGGTGACGGAGCACGCACACTAA